In a genomic window of Magnolia sinica isolate HGM2019 chromosome 14, MsV1, whole genome shotgun sequence:
- the LOC131225698 gene encoding uncharacterized protein LOC131225698 yields the protein MPEARPYICLLSKVCAPPRDVVAASKKKRQKTSSKSKGKVGPSCLVVIEDEGEGRKVETSGAAGTVVPDCPAPVGTQGAVELLAKACPFEGAEAGKRRGSCLRRTVEEILPWVDRHTSDAEYVTLFDSLTEMTLAHVTTTLLGFASCVLKSHTEFAGMGERAKGAEQKVAQLDAELEITKTALGCLPLRRLRWRCSWERPSVCTMNVPPSCLKPRRSSIS from the exons ATGCCTGAGGCTCGGCCCTACATCTGCCTTCTCTCTAAGGTCTGTGCACCTCCTCGAGACGTGGTGGCGGCCTCGAAGAAGAAGAGGCAGAAGACCTCCTCGAAATCCAAAGGGAAGGTTGGCCCCTCTTGCTTAGTCGTCATCGAGGACGAGGGAGAGGGCAGGAAGGTGGAGACCTCTGGGGCAGCGGGGACAGTCGTCCCTGACTGCCCTGCTCCTGTTGGAACTCAAGGAGCTGTGGAGCTTCTTGCTAAGGCTTGCCCTTTTGAAGGGGCAGAAGCCGGGAAGAGGCGAGGGAGCTGCCTTCGTCGGACTGTGGAGGAGATCCTTCCATGGGTCGATCGCCATACGTCTGACGCGGAGTATGTCACTTTGTTTGACTCTCTGACAGAGATGACCCTTGCGCACGTGACGACCACCCTGCTTGGG TTCGCTTCATGTGTGTTGAAATCACACACTGAATTTGCTGGGATGGGCGAGCGGGCCAAGGGAGCCGAGCAGAAGGTGGCTCAGTTGGATGCCGAGCTTGAGATCACGAAGACAGCTCTCGGGTGTCTTCCACTGAGAAGGCTACGATGGCGATGCAGCTGGGAGAGGCCAAGCGTGTGCACGATGAATGTCCCGCCGAGCTGCTTGAAGCCAAGACGAAGCTCGATAAGCTAA